Proteins encoded together in one Anoxybacillus flavithermus window:
- a CDS encoding DNA-directed RNA polymerase subunit beta, whose product MEEKKQKRSLRRPRRRLIPIWLRLLIVLCLITISTLAGAMVGYGVIGEGNAWDALKPATWQHIVDLIEKQ is encoded by the coding sequence ATGGAAGAAAAAAAACAAAAACGCTCGCTTCGCCGTCCGCGCCGCCGTCTTATTCCGATTTGGCTTCGTTTACTCATCGTCCTTTGTTTGATTACCATTAGCACGTTGGCAGGAGCGATGGTCGGCTACGGTGTAATTGGCGAAGGAAACGCATGGGATGCGTTAAAGCCAGCGACGTGGCAACATATTGTCGATTTAATCGAAAAACAGTAG
- a CDS encoding IS1380 family transposase produces MKDFPIRFVLTDEAITPSAGLALVGYLLHQTKLDKRVNALRLPTVRRDVHISHSDVIRSMIGLLATGKTDFDHIEAYRQDDIFSASMGIQHVPSSPTLRQRLDQLACLPMTEAIIWEESMRLLVRQHATLSPCWAKGKTTWLPLDIDASPFDNSDTKKEGVSRTYKGFDGFTPLFAYAGKEGYIVHAELRPGKQHVQDNMPSFLTTAIRRARPLTSSRLLVRMDAGNDAEANVHVCLKEDVDFVIKRNLRRESKALWFQIASQKGRRVDDGQTEGVQTYELCLPQTAAIDGHTYTYVQVTQVTERTMERNGQLMLVPDYEVESYWVRLEGYEHVRMSDVLALYHDHATCEQFHSELKSDLDLERLPSGKMKTNALVLVMGAFVYNLLRLIGQDLLSDPRHPLHHKVKRRRIKTIIQTVITMAGRLVRRSRQIWMKLTRRSGYSEPLLNIYIKWREGA; encoded by the coding sequence ATGAAAGATTTCCCGATTCGGTTTGTATTGACAGATGAAGCGATTACTCCAAGTGCTGGGCTTGCTCTCGTGGGCTACTTACTGCACCAAACGAAGCTGGATAAACGAGTAAACGCCCTTCGGCTCCCAACGGTTCGTCGAGATGTGCACATTTCCCATAGCGATGTCATTCGCTCGATGATTGGCTTGCTTGCCACAGGAAAAACGGATTTCGATCATATCGAAGCGTATCGTCAGGACGATATCTTTTCGGCATCGATGGGGATTCAGCACGTGCCTTCCTCCCCAACGTTGCGACAGCGTCTCGATCAGCTCGCTTGTCTTCCGATGACCGAAGCAATCATTTGGGAGGAATCGATGCGTCTGTTGGTTCGACAACACGCTACCTTGTCCCCTTGTTGGGCGAAAGGGAAAACGACATGGCTTCCCCTTGATATAGATGCTTCCCCATTTGACAACTCCGATACGAAGAAAGAAGGAGTGAGTCGAACGTATAAAGGATTTGACGGTTTTACGCCGTTGTTTGCGTACGCAGGGAAGGAAGGGTATATCGTTCATGCCGAGCTGCGTCCAGGGAAACAACATGTACAAGACAACATGCCTTCGTTTTTAACTACCGCTATCCGTCGAGCTCGTCCGCTGACCTCGTCTCGTCTGCTTGTCCGCATGGATGCAGGAAACGATGCGGAAGCGAATGTGCACGTATGTCTAAAGGAAGACGTGGACTTTGTCATCAAGCGAAACTTACGCCGAGAATCGAAAGCGCTTTGGTTCCAGATCGCTTCGCAAAAGGGCAGACGCGTCGATGATGGACAAACAGAAGGAGTACAAACGTATGAGTTATGCCTTCCACAGACAGCAGCAATCGATGGACACACGTATACGTACGTTCAAGTCACCCAAGTGACGGAACGAACGATGGAACGAAATGGACAGCTGATGCTCGTTCCTGATTACGAAGTCGAAAGCTACTGGGTGCGCCTCGAAGGATACGAGCATGTTCGAATGAGTGATGTGCTCGCATTGTATCACGATCATGCGACATGCGAACAGTTTCATAGCGAACTGAAAAGCGACTTAGATTTAGAGCGACTTCCATCAGGGAAGATGAAAACGAATGCGCTCGTGTTAGTCATGGGAGCATTCGTGTACAACCTTCTTCGCCTGATTGGACAAGATCTATTAAGCGATCCGAGACATCCATTACATCATAAAGTGAAACGCCGCCGCATCAAGACGATCATTCAGACGGTGATCACGATGGCAGGTCGACTCGTCCGCCGATCACGACAGATCTGGATGAAACTGACGCGAAGGAGTGGCTATAGCGAGCCCCTACTGAACATTTACATAAAATGGAGAGAAGGAGCATAA
- a CDS encoding YveK family protein — protein sequence MEETISLRELFQTLRKRAWLIVAITVIATMTSGIVSYFVLTPIYQASTQLLVNQAKNEQPIYNISEIQTNLQLINTYNVIMKSPAILDIVKDELDLNMSIEELNEKINVTSEKDSQVVNVTVEDPDPYMAADIANTVASVFQREIVKIMNVDNVNILAKAEVKEQPVPVKPKPLLNMAIAFVVGMMTGVGLAFLLEYLDNTIKNEQDVEKLLELPVLGAVTTIDEEEGKEAKALQAKKQVRGETIGS from the coding sequence ATGGAAGAGACGATTAGCTTACGAGAATTATTTCAGACGTTGCGCAAACGTGCGTGGCTTATTGTAGCGATTACCGTCATTGCGACGATGACAAGCGGGATCGTTAGCTATTTTGTGTTGACGCCAATTTATCAAGCATCAACACAACTGCTCGTCAACCAAGCGAAAAACGAACAACCAATCTACAACATTAGCGAAATTCAAACGAACTTGCAGCTTATTAATACGTATAACGTCATTATGAAAAGCCCAGCCATTTTAGATATTGTAAAAGATGAACTCGATTTAAATATGTCGATTGAAGAGCTTAATGAAAAAATTAACGTCACAAGCGAAAAAGATTCACAAGTTGTTAACGTAACAGTCGAAGATCCCGATCCGTATATGGCGGCTGATATTGCCAATACCGTTGCAAGCGTGTTTCAGCGTGAAATCGTGAAAATTATGAACGTTGATAACGTCAACATTTTAGCAAAGGCAGAAGTAAAAGAGCAACCTGTTCCGGTGAAACCAAAGCCGCTACTCAATATGGCGATCGCTTTCGTTGTCGGTATGATGACAGGTGTCGGTTTAGCATTTTTACTGGAATATTTAGATAACACGATTAAAAATGAACAGGACGTCGAGAAATTGCTTGAGCTACCTGTGCTAGGAGCTGTCACAACAATTGATGAAGAAGAAGGAAAAGAAGCAAAAGCGTTACAAGCGAAAAAGCAAGTAAGAGGTGAGACGATTGGTTCTTAA
- the fabZ gene encoding 3-hydroxyacyl-ACP dehydratase FabZ — MLDIQQIQQIIPHRYPFLLVDRIVEVEEGKRAVGIKNVSANEQFFVGHFPEYPVMPGVLIVEALAQVGAVAMLMKEENRGRLAFFTGIDNCRFKKQVKPGDQLRLEVEMIRFKGAIGKGRGVATVDGELVCETEIMFALGEK; from the coding sequence ATGCTTGATATTCAACAAATTCAACAAATTATTCCACATCGCTATCCGTTTTTACTCGTTGATCGCATTGTTGAAGTGGAAGAAGGAAAACGCGCCGTCGGCATAAAAAACGTGAGCGCCAACGAACAATTTTTCGTCGGCCATTTTCCTGAATATCCGGTCATGCCTGGCGTATTAATCGTCGAAGCGCTTGCGCAAGTGGGAGCTGTCGCGATGTTAATGAAAGAAGAAAACCGCGGTCGCCTCGCCTTTTTCACCGGCATTGATAACTGCCGCTTTAAAAAACAAGTAAAACCGGGTGATCAATTACGGTTAGAAGTCGAAATGATTCGTTTTAAAGGCGCAATCGGCAAAGGAAGAGGAGTCGCTACCGTTGACGGCGAGCTCGTATGCGAAACAGAAATCATGTTTGCGCTCGGTGAAAAATAA
- a CDS encoding RNA-guided endonuclease TnpB family protein: MKEVTMTIKLPLFEPTKLKQEMYQTMRNEFSRLLNRALDIKRTNPKIAVTDIDKLLKQDSILPTTTQQEARKLALSRYDDWKKNQKTKSFPRFKEKQTILFNNQNWHFRYDNGYLKLGIPTIEGRLTLEKYVPVRTNEYTSFWVHFLLNGEMDKTNKYYDSSFEQIIGIKKGNGQLYEKKKRWYFAFSITLTVKEKENTDETEKSVGVDRGLRMIAVAGCGQTGEYKIFNGRYLGHIRRKYHRLRKQLQKAKNMKALKRLENKEQRIIDYWNHVISKKIIRFAEQIGAKTIKLEDLSGIRKMKKHWKQSNRNIHSWAFYDLEIKIQYKAKPESVTKHLYNGRKPLIR; encoded by the coding sequence GTGAAAGAGGTCACGATGACGATTAAACTGCCATTATTCGAACCTACCAAATTGAAACAAGAGATGTATCAAACGATGAGAAATGAGTTTTCAAGGCTCTTAAACCGTGCGTTGGATATCAAACGAACAAATCCAAAAATCGCTGTCACCGACATTGATAAACTTTTAAAGCAGGATAGTATTCTTCCAACCACGACCCAACAAGAAGCGAGAAAACTCGCCTTAAGTCGATATGATGATTGGAAAAAGAATCAAAAAACAAAAAGTTTTCCTCGTTTTAAGGAAAAACAAACGATTCTCTTTAACAATCAAAACTGGCATTTTCGATATGATAACGGGTATTTAAAACTCGGAATCCCCACCATCGAAGGAAGATTGACGTTAGAGAAATATGTCCCTGTTCGAACGAACGAATATACGTCATTTTGGGTTCATTTTTTGTTAAATGGGGAAATGGATAAAACCAACAAGTATTATGACTCATCCTTCGAACAGATTATTGGCATCAAAAAAGGAAACGGTCAACTGTATGAAAAGAAAAAACGTTGGTATTTTGCGTTTTCGATTACCTTGACGGTCAAAGAAAAGGAAAATACAGACGAAACCGAAAAATCAGTCGGGGTTGACCGTGGACTTCGCATGATTGCCGTGGCAGGTTGTGGACAAACTGGAGAATACAAAATCTTCAACGGTCGATATCTTGGACATATTCGAAGAAAATACCACCGTCTTCGTAAACAACTTCAAAAAGCGAAGAATATGAAAGCGTTAAAACGGCTTGAAAATAAAGAACAACGAATCATCGATTATTGGAATCATGTCATCAGTAAAAAAATCATCCGATTTGCCGAGCAAATCGGAGCAAAAACCATCAAATTAGAAGATTTAAGCGGTATTCGAAAAATGAAAAAACATTGGAAACAAAGTAATAGAAACATTCATTCGTGGGCATTTTACGATTTGGAAATCAAAATCCAATATAAAGCAAAACCTGAATCCGTGACAAAACATCTTTACAATGGTCGCAAACCGTTGATACGATAA
- a CDS encoding flagellar hook-basal body protein, translated as MLRSMITAANTMNQLQQQLDVISHNIANVNTTGYKKRDAVFGELLAQQFTNLPKTDEAPRLTPAGVRLGVGAKVASTYMQMKQGSIVKTDRPLDLALTKEGQFFRIAVDGDIQYTRDGAFYLSPSVNNPNELMVVTADGYAVLNENDEPITVRDGFKDIQVTQNGTMQFIAPNGDIMQTVNIGVSYITRPQLMQALGDNRFAFPNGLNVEDATINLAGNNRNDISLQQYALEQSNVELATEMSELMITQRSYQLNARAITLSDQMMGLINGIRS; from the coding sequence ATGCTTCGGTCAATGATTACTGCCGCCAACACGATGAACCAACTACAACAACAACTAGACGTCATTAGCCATAATATCGCCAACGTCAATACAACGGGATATAAAAAACGCGATGCCGTATTTGGTGAATTGCTTGCCCAACAGTTTACGAACTTGCCAAAAACGGACGAAGCGCCTCGTCTGACGCCAGCAGGTGTCCGCCTCGGTGTCGGCGCAAAAGTTGCGTCCACCTATATGCAAATGAAACAAGGTTCGATCGTAAAAACAGATCGTCCATTAGACCTTGCTTTAACGAAAGAAGGGCAATTTTTCCGCATCGCCGTCGATGGCGACATTCAATATACGCGCGATGGTGCGTTTTACCTTAGCCCGTCGGTGAACAATCCAAACGAACTTATGGTTGTAACAGCTGATGGTTACGCGGTGCTAAATGAAAACGACGAGCCGATTACTGTCCGCGACGGTTTTAAAGATATTCAAGTCACCCAAAACGGCACGATGCAATTCATTGCGCCAAACGGAGACATCATGCAGACGGTAAACATCGGGGTATCATATATCACCCGTCCGCAACTTATGCAAGCGCTTGGCGATAACCGTTTTGCTTTTCCAAATGGGCTCAATGTGGAAGACGCAACAATCAACTTAGCTGGCAATAATCGCAACGACATTTCATTACAACAATACGCCCTAGAACAATCAAACGTGGAGCTAGCGACAGAAATGAGCGAACTGATGATTACGCAACGGTCATATCAGCTTAACGCTCGTGCGATTACGCTATCGGATCAAATGATGGGGCTAATTAACGGCATTCGTTCGTAG
- a CDS encoding zinc ribbon domain-containing protein, protein MERRSITNDCSQFCTHPNPLSFFVFSLVYIPKKDIYFISESEDDICFKHKKGMVDHTSIKPAKKSKSMSIHHGFRAKLKGLKVEYVDPYKTSQECFQCGKVKKTNRRGSLYTCSCGYKKQADVNASFVISTRPSIAG, encoded by the coding sequence ATGGAGAGAAGGAGCATAACGAACGATTGTTCGCAATTCTGTACTCATCCTAACCCTCTGTCCTTTTTTGTTTTTTCTTTGGTTTATATACCTAAAAAAGATATTTATTTCATTTCTGAGAGTGAAGATGACATCTGTTTTAAACATAAAAAGGGAATGGTGGATCACACATCCATAAAACCAGCAAAAAAGTCAAAGTCGATGTCAATCCATCACGGATTCAGGGCAAAATTAAAAGGGTTGAAGGTCGAATACGTTGATCCTTACAAAACAAGCCAAGAATGTTTCCAATGTGGAAAAGTCAAAAAGACGAACCGAAGAGGATCGCTCTACACATGCTCGTGTGGCTACAAAAAACAGGCAGATGTGAACGCCAGTTTCGTGATTAGCACACGACCATCCATTGCGGGGTAA